GCGTCAAACGGTTCATATATGCCTCTTCAGCCGCCGTTTATGGAGACACAAAAACCCCTGAAAAGAGAGAAGACCTAAGTACTAACCCAAAATCACCCTATGGAATTTCCAAAGTTGCTGCAGAGCACTATGCAAAAATCTTCTACAAACTCTACGGTCTTGAAACTGTCTCATTGCGTTACTTCAACGTGTATGGACCAAGACAACGCTTTGACCTTGACTGCGCCTACGGAGGCGTAATAACGATTTTCATAAACAGACTGCTGAGAAATATGTCTCCCGTAATATTTGGGGACGGAGAACAAACAAGAGACTTTATTTACATAAGCGATGTTGTCGAAGCAAATATGTTAGCACTAGACAGCAAAGATGCTGCTGCAGAAGTTTTCAATATAGGCACAGGCTTAGGTGTCAGTGTGAATCAAATTGCTGAAATACTCAAGAATATTATGAATAAGCATGAAGTGGCGAATATATATAAGGATCCACGACCGGCCGATGGTCGGCATGGTTATGCCAACATAAGCAAAGCCGCTAAGATTTTGGGTTTCACTCCAAGGACATCCATTACAGATGGTTTAGTGAAACTTACTGACTGGTACAAAAGTTTGCCCCAATTTCGAAGAAAGCATGGAAAAAAATGTATGTTGGAAAAGTAGATATCAAGCGATGTGCAGTAATCTCGCTATGAGATTTTGAGGTAGAAAGAATGAATAAAAGCCGTTCATTTATTGTATGCGCATTGCTGGCTTTATTTGCTCTAAGTTTGACCTTGATTGGTCAAAGCTTTGCCCAAATCCAAATGACGGAAAAAGAATCTAAAGGTTTACTGAGAATGCCTCTTGAAATGATTATCAGTCGTAGAACCTCAATTCGTAATTTCAGTTTAGCTGTCCCTGTAACATGGGAACTGGCTTCAGAAGTTCTTTGGGCTGCCTGTGGTTATTCTGGGGCGGGCAGGACTACGCCAACTTTGGCAGGGCATCCTATAATAGTTTATTATTGCAATCAAACAGCAACCTACAAATTTGTTCCAGAAACTCGTGATTTAATTCTCTGGAAAAAAGGCGACTTTAGAGAGCTTGGATGGGGCTATAGCGCCCCAGTGCAACTATACGTTGTGCTTGACACAGAAGCCTCTCCTGATATCATCTGGGGGAACGCCGAGTCAGGATTCGTTATTCAGAACATTTACCTCATGGCCAATGCTCTAAACCTCGGAACGGTTTGCCAATACGTAAGTGCTGATGGGCAAACTATTATTCATGAAGGGTTAGATTTGCCTGAGACCGAATTGGTTTTGTACAAAATGCCGTTAGGATTTCCTTCTCCTCCTTACAATGATTACAAACATCTGAATCTGACAGTTTGCCCTTCCTCACCAGAGCTAACTGAAATTCAAGAAAGTAATATGTCATTTGAGAAAGCTTTGGATTCAGTTTTTTCGTCAAATAACTGGAGCGAAGTCCCTATAACCAAAAAAGAACTCTCACAAATTCTTTGGGCAAGCTATGGGTACTCCTACTACGAAGATGCTTCAGTGGATCCTTCAAAGAGACATAGAACAGTTCCATCATCTCATTCTTCTTATCCCATGAAGATATTCGCAGCTAACTCTTCAGGAGTTTACCAGTACTTACCTGAACAGCATACTTTAACAACTATCGTAACTGGAGATAGGCTACAGAGCATCGCACAAGCTAGTGGCAACACCTGGGCATCTTCGGCTCCACTAATAATCGCAGTAGTCTACAACGGAAGCTCAAAACCTTCATTTGGGGAATATGTTGAAATCGGATTAATAACTCAAAATGTTTACTTGGAAAGCGCTGCTTGGGGTATACTAACTGATTGGGGTAAAGCGGACACGAATGAAAATGCTGTGCTAACCTCTTTAGGATTAAGTGGACAAGCAAATTTGCATCCACTTTCCATCATAACATTAGGCCACATTGCCGATGGTTCTCCGCCTGTGATTTCTAATCTCATACAGGAACCGGCGTCCCCTAATGTGCCTCCATATCAGAGCGTTGTAATTAAAGTCAACGTGACTGACGTAGGTTCCTCAGTGCGCAATGTAACCCTTACTTATAGTATAAACAACGGAGCGATATGGCTATCTTTAAATATGGTTGAGGTTGCGCTCTCCATTTATGAGGCAACGATTCCTGGGTATGCTAACGGCACATGGGTAAAGTACAAAATAATTGCGTACGACAATACTGGAAATCAAGCGATAGGCGACAGTCATGAATATTGCTATAGTTCCCAAGCTATACCGGAATTATTTAGCTGGGGTTCAATAATCTTCCTTATATGCATTATGACTTTAACTGTAATTGCAGCTAAACGTAGGCTCAAAAAGTCCTGCGCAAATGAGGCGTCAATTCTCGCGAGGGATT
The Candidatus Bathyarchaeota archaeon DNA segment above includes these coding regions:
- a CDS encoding SDR family oxidoreductase; protein product: MSNKYKSALVTGGAGFIGSHIADRLMKKGFDVTVLDNLDTGHVENLESHKNNGNFHFVKGDIRDLELVRKTLRNIDVVFHEAALASVTLSVQNPILSNDINVTGTLNLLKASSDLGVKRFIYASSAAVYGDTKTPEKREDLSTNPKSPYGISKVAAEHYAKIFYKLYGLETVSLRYFNVYGPRQRFDLDCAYGGVITIFINRLLRNMSPVIFGDGEQTRDFIYISDVVEANMLALDSKDAAAEVFNIGTGLGVSVNQIAEILKNIMNKHEVANIYKDPRPADGRHGYANISKAAKILGFTPRTSITDGLVKLTDWYKSLPQFRRKHGKKCMLEK
- a CDS encoding nitroreductase family protein, giving the protein MNKSRSFIVCALLALFALSLTLIGQSFAQIQMTEKESKGLLRMPLEMIISRRTSIRNFSLAVPVTWELASEVLWAACGYSGAGRTTPTLAGHPIIVYYCNQTATYKFVPETRDLILWKKGDFRELGWGYSAPVQLYVVLDTEASPDIIWGNAESGFVIQNIYLMANALNLGTVCQYVSADGQTIIHEGLDLPETELVLYKMPLGFPSPPYNDYKHLNLTVCPSSPELTEIQESNMSFEKALDSVFSSNNWSEVPITKKELSQILWASYGYSYYEDASVDPSKRHRTVPSSHSSYPMKIFAANSSGVYQYLPEQHTLTTIVTGDRLQSIAQASGNTWASSAPLIIAVVYNGSSKPSFGEYVEIGLITQNVYLESAAWGILTDWGKADTNENAVLTSLGLSGQANLHPLSIITLGHIADGSPPVISNLIQEPASPNVPPYQSVVIKVNVTDVGSSVRNVTLTYSINNGAIWLSLNMVEVALSIYEATIPGYANGTWVKYKIIAYDNTGNQAIGDSHEYCYSSQAIPELFSWGSIIFLICIMTLTVIAAKRRLKKSCANEASILARD